In Carassius auratus strain Wakin unplaced genomic scaffold, ASM336829v1 scaf_tig00217198, whole genome shotgun sequence, a single window of DNA contains:
- the LOC113100217 gene encoding uncharacterized protein LOC113100217, whose translation MAKTTETCGELIPAELETVDDNAIMRADFIQELLPSAERTALLYHLTFLSLGGFPKLERLIRDQAIETQLLFGSSEALLLRCVGMSSNLVTSLFPMLKAAVEKNKPVLAVRYLMKAKEWIADIITQVDDIVKRYDKHNASVKTCTSDVYQEQAETKEKKEKKSDEMKGLEDALNKLQLDLKRVVDKVEMNENQIKRNTDELNSFIRRFQEEHCHWTVKLLAFFIGYPDAMKQPTAIALDRAQKQLDSEKSLLRNEERNIKTKQLDLQLQLANCKIRMGEIPNPDNLTEVQLCLTQIQQILVDLKKFWEKVDAILKTLRDKTFAGEEMVDMEDMKYEFIKSIEDAAKYWKRFGSSCQKAQGVFSVQSKNAYKFLEINPSSLSEEERKKQYLSITAKLKKINPDPPAVTP comes from the exons AGACTGTCGATGACAACGCTATAATGAGAGCAGATTTCATTCAGGAGCTTCTTCCATCTGCGGAGCGAACGGCTCTCCTTTATCACCTGACTTTCCTGAGTCTGGGAGGATTCCCAAAGCTGGAGCGTCTGATCAGAGATCAAGCTATTGAAACACAGCTGCTGTTTGGATCCTCCGAAGCCCTTCTGCTGAGG TGTGTCGGCATGAGCTCCAACCTGGTCACCTCCCTGTTTCCGATGTTGAAAGCAGCTGTGGAGAAGAACAAACCTGTTTTGGCAGTGAGGTACCTGATGAAAGCCAAAGAGTGGATCGCTGACATCATAACACAAGTGGATGACATTGTGAAGAG ATATGATAAACACAACGCAAGTGTGAAAACATGCACCAGTGACGTGTATCAAGAACAAGCAGagaccaaagaaaaaaaagagaaaaaatctgATGAGATGAAGGGTCTGGAGGATGCTCTGAACAAGCTCCAACTGGATCTGAAAAGAGTTGTCGACAAAGTGGAGATGAATGAGaatcaaataaaaagaaacactgaTGAACTGAACAGCTTCATCAGAAGATTTCAGGAAGAACATTGCCACTGGACTGTGAAGTTACTTGCCTTTTTTATAGGCTATCCAGATGCTATGAAGCAGCCTACTGCCATCGCTCTGGACAGAGCACAGAAACAACTCGACTCTGAGAAGAGCCTTCTACGAAATGAAGAGAGGAACATCAAAACCAAGCAGCTTGATCTTCAGCTGCAGCTGGCCAACTGTAAAATACGGATGG GTGAGATTCCCAATCCTGACAACCTGACGGAAGTCCAGCTGTGTCTTACTCAAATCCAACAAATTCTGGTTGATCTGAAAAAGTTTTGGGAGAAGGTGGATGCTATTCTGAAAACGCTGAGAGATAAAACCTTTGCTGGGGAGGAAATGGTTGACATGGAGGACATGAAGTATGAGTTTATAAAGTCCATTGAAGATGCAGCAAAG TACTGGAAGAGATTTGGTTCGAGTTGTCAGAAAGCTCAAGGCGTCTTCAGTGTTCAGtctaaaaatgcatataaattccTGGAGATCAATCCATCTTCACTCTCTGAGGAGGAGAGGAAAAAGCAATACTTGTCTATCACAGCGAAGCTGAAGAAAATCAATCCAGATCCGCCAGCAGTGACACCCTGA